Proteins encoded in a region of the Pseudomonadota bacterium genome:
- a CDS encoding diguanylate cyclase, with translation MNQTLRDTILATLEDFSNDEDGLLVEMRQLVAEHGKSVYSVILNILASIDLSNAEAENYWQKIILHYAEMKSDLGRSVSLRTAICDYFCTVHKYLKNPKVIEIHLYEKTAQFSKLDELTGLLNRRVFNEVFTREVSRAERHHSDLSLLFFDLDNFKLINDTYGHLGGDLILKSVAEIIRKRKRIEDVAVRYGGEEILLLLPDTPKVHAHEIGERIRQEIDEARFVYEGRVLKVTISGGLASYPYDTTAPQRLVEAADSALYSAKAAGKNRIVLFSGDKRRYVRVDCHGDIKLKEQRFNDDIMHAAQCRDISRGGMMVESSDNISPGTRLLTQFTLQDEKQQLFASTVVRVEPSSEDKFNIGMSFLDIDYRTGNELAGFVMNRI, from the coding sequence ATGAATCAGACCTTACGAGATACCATACTTGCGACCCTTGAAGACTTTTCAAATGATGAAGACGGTTTGCTGGTTGAGATGCGGCAACTTGTCGCCGAACATGGAAAATCTGTTTATTCAGTTATACTGAATATTCTGGCAAGCATTGACCTCTCTAACGCCGAGGCTGAAAATTACTGGCAGAAAATTATTCTTCACTATGCTGAGATGAAATCGGATTTGGGCCGCTCGGTAAGCTTAAGGACCGCCATCTGCGACTATTTCTGTACGGTTCACAAGTACTTGAAGAATCCTAAGGTAATAGAAATCCATCTCTATGAAAAAACCGCCCAGTTTTCAAAACTGGATGAATTGACCGGCTTATTGAATCGTCGGGTATTTAACGAGGTTTTTACCCGCGAAGTTTCTCGCGCCGAAAGGCATCACAGTGATTTATCGCTGTTGTTCTTTGACCTGGATAATTTCAAGCTGATTAATGACACATACGGACACCTGGGCGGTGATCTGATCTTAAAAAGTGTTGCGGAAATCATCCGCAAGCGCAAGAGAATTGAGGATGTTGCGGTCCGTTATGGCGGCGAGGAAATACTCCTTCTGCTCCCTGATACCCCCAAAGTGCATGCCCATGAGATCGGAGAGCGGATCAGGCAGGAGATTGATGAGGCGCGATTCGTCTATGAGGGTCGGGTTCTTAAGGTTACCATAAGCGGGGGGCTTGCTTCATATCCCTATGATACAACGGCACCACAAAGGCTGGTCGAGGCTGCCGATTCCGCTCTGTACAGCGCCAAAGCCGCCGGAAAGAACAGGATAGTTCTTTTTTCCGGAGACAAACGACGCTATGTTCGTGTTGACTGCCATGGAGATATCAAACTTAAAGAGCAGCGATTCAACGATGATATCATGCATGCTGCTCAATGCAGAGATATCAGCAGGGGGGGGATGATGGTTGAAAGCAGCGACAATATTTCCCCTGGTACGAGATTACTGACTCAGTTCACCCTTCAGGATGAAAAACAGCAGCTTTTTGCCAGCACGGTTGTGCGGGTTGAACCCTCTTCTGAAGATAAATTCAATATAGGCATGTCATTCCTGGATATTGATTACCGAACCGGAAACGAACTTGCCGGCTTTGTGATGAACAGGATATGA
- a CDS encoding response regulator, with translation MDNKPTSKLTIIIIMPIIVLLEIMGGCMYYYLQQNTNSFIKYRITREAERHHNDIYSLITDHYNQLLIHEPTLDAAKIHQAETISELEIYFSLNGLTGQIFENSSLLYSINGPVSKPGYPENYAQTYSEYYSETLFAPWNWEISVIENPANYQRLRERITQGLYLLFASYTILAIAIIVLLWRLVLIPLKQIITPLRNNQLPQYKGIDEFEFLSNTIASDIQKRQEVEERLIHHQVNLEKTVSQRTQELEEEILCREELLKTLKSRDAQLAVSQTVARLGSWEWDILSNKVTFSEELFRLLGLNSDDDVPTYDGLLQRVHADDRDGFAQEIKRALHEKQSYRMDVKMVRADGTQWIMEGRGSVTTDDQGSPLMLTSTAQDITERKLMRDALHKKQKSEAIGTLSAGIAHDFNNVLNMIYGYLEVINNNISKTDANYENFQGITLSCNRASELVKQILIYSRHDEQDKRPVLLQPIIAETLQLHEISVPDNIEFQIHVDSSCRAIDANVTQIQQVCLNLLQNACQAMATNGGILRIELSEVEITNSLTITNPRLIQGETYARLTVSDTGQGMDNDTLEKIFNPYFTTKTFSLGTGLGLAITHGIIENNHGAIIVESAPGKGSTFHVFLPLSKQPLELEKLTSAARPMEASDSKHILFIDDEKLNTQVWSIALTQAGFQVTTETDARNALRLFKAAPDHFDIVITDQRMPELTGIELAGELIKIRADLPIILTSGWDDSMDFEKVKNVKGIRKVISKPHTMDVLLQAISSCLE, from the coding sequence ATGGATAACAAGCCTACCTCAAAATTAACCATTATAATAATCATGCCGATTATCGTCCTGCTCGAAATCATGGGCGGCTGCATGTATTATTATCTGCAGCAAAACACCAATTCATTTATCAAATACCGGATAACCAGAGAAGCGGAAAGACACCACAATGATATTTACTCACTGATCACCGATCACTATAACCAGCTCTTAATCCACGAACCGACTTTGGATGCTGCCAAAATACATCAGGCTGAAACGATCAGCGAACTTGAGATCTACTTCAGCCTCAATGGATTAACCGGGCAGATTTTTGAAAATAGCTCCCTGCTGTATTCCATTAACGGGCCTGTTTCAAAGCCGGGTTATCCAGAAAATTATGCACAAACCTATTCGGAATATTATTCAGAGACACTATTTGCTCCGTGGAACTGGGAAATCAGCGTAATAGAGAATCCCGCCAATTATCAACGCCTCAGAGAGAGGATTACCCAGGGTCTGTACCTGCTTTTTGCCTCTTACACCATTCTGGCAATAGCCATTATTGTTCTGCTCTGGCGCCTTGTGCTCATCCCCCTGAAACAGATCATTACTCCTTTACGCAACAACCAGCTTCCACAATATAAAGGCATAGATGAATTTGAATTTTTAAGTAATACCATTGCCAGTGATATTCAAAAAAGACAGGAGGTCGAAGAACGGCTCATCCATCATCAAGTGAATCTCGAAAAAACCGTTTCCCAGCGAACCCAGGAGCTTGAAGAGGAAATCCTTTGCCGGGAAGAACTTCTCAAAACGCTCAAGAGCCGCGACGCACAACTTGCAGTCTCCCAGACCGTTGCCCGCCTTGGAAGCTGGGAATGGGACATTCTTTCCAACAAAGTGACATTCTCTGAAGAACTTTTCCGCCTCCTGGGTTTAAATTCCGATGACGACGTACCCACTTATGATGGCCTGCTTCAGAGGGTCCATGCCGATGACCGCGATGGTTTTGCTCAGGAAATAAAACGAGCTCTGCATGAAAAACAATCGTACCGGATGGATGTAAAGATGGTCCGAGCCGATGGCACCCAGTGGATAATGGAAGGCAGGGGTTCGGTGACCACCGACGACCAAGGGTCGCCGCTGATGCTCACCAGCACCGCTCAGGATATTACCGAGAGAAAACTCATGCGCGATGCCTTGCATAAAAAACAAAAATCCGAGGCAATCGGCACCCTGTCCGCAGGTATCGCCCATGACTTCAATAATGTCTTGAACATGATCTACGGATATCTTGAGGTCATTAATAATAATATCTCGAAAACCGATGCCAACTACGAAAACTTTCAAGGCATCACTTTGTCCTGCAATCGTGCCTCAGAACTGGTCAAACAAATCCTCATCTATTCAAGACATGATGAGCAGGACAAACGCCCGGTTCTCCTGCAGCCGATAATTGCCGAAACCCTGCAACTTCATGAAATATCAGTCCCCGACAATATTGAATTCCAGATTCACGTTGATTCGAGCTGCAGAGCGATTGACGCCAACGTCACCCAGATTCAACAAGTATGCCTGAACCTGCTGCAGAATGCCTGCCAGGCCATGGCAACAAACGGCGGGATCCTCCGAATCGAATTATCGGAAGTTGAAATCACCAATTCCTTGACCATTACAAATCCCAGATTAATACAGGGAGAAACATACGCAAGACTCACGGTGAGCGATACCGGCCAGGGGATGGACAATGACACCCTTGAAAAAATATTCAACCCCTACTTCACTACTAAAACTTTCAGCCTGGGAACAGGCCTGGGACTGGCCATAACCCATGGCATTATCGAAAATAATCATGGCGCAATCATCGTTGAAAGCGCCCCGGGAAAAGGTTCGACTTTTCATGTTTTCCTGCCTCTTTCCAAGCAGCCGCTGGAACTGGAAAAACTCACTTCAGCAGCCAGGCCAATGGAAGCGTCGGACTCAAAGCACATCTTGTTCATAGACGATGAAAAGCTCAACACCCAGGTGTGGAGTATTGCCTTGACTCAGGCAGGGTTTCAGGTCACAACCGAAACTGATGCCAGAAATGCCTTGCGCCTGTTTAAGGCTGCACCGGACCATTTCGACATAGTAATAACCGATCAGAGAATGCCAGAACTTACCGGGATTGAACTTGCCGGAGAACTCATAAAAATCCGCGCAGATTTACCGATCATCCTTACTTCAGGATGGGACGATTCCATGGATTTCGAAAAAGTTAAAAATGTGAAAGGGATTCGCAAGGTAATTTCCAAGCCGCATACCATGGATGTTCTTCTGCAGGCAATATCTTCCTGCCTGGAATAA
- a CDS encoding complex I subunit 5 family protein, with protein sequence MTDYFSTNAIQAFLLSLAPGLPLVTACAFLVPSIRSLAYRLFPWAALPALLVALFGSTTVAIEIPWFFMGGRIGLDDLGKTFLLFTSFLWLVSGLFGREYLADDTKRFRFQIFYLLAMSGNFGLILAQDMLSFYLFFTLMSFAAYVLIIHDGSDKARRAGRIYLWLVVVGEVILFTGMIILAQTSSSMAFSKIDKDLSGIILLALLFLGFGIKAGALPLHFWLPVAHPAAPSPASAVLSGTMIKAGLLGWLRFLPVGSTNLTEGGIFFLIAGLLAAFYGITAGFFRNNPKTVLAYSSISQMGLMTVIVGSGMILPQIWPKAVTAASLYAFHHCLAKGSLFLATGVAKNGWNRGIPAWLFRAGLILPSLALAGMPFTSGAIAKSALKSITTNLPEPWHEVCSILLPLAAVGTMALLVHFLRLTWQPSRQDNRHGQGLRRAWMFNLAGVAVTLWLWPGSETAARHSLTPGTVIHGLWTVAAGCLLAFALTRLIRQRPTAQESHPGVDSFPQKIFKKLFLHCFPDRSARGQHGDLSKYKVDGRNTRFQVIEVQLGKIEKIFGRWTISGLFFLMISILIILSLRS encoded by the coding sequence TGGCATACAGATTATTTCCCTGGGCGGCCTTACCCGCTTTACTGGTAGCTCTTTTTGGTTCGACTACTGTGGCCATCGAAATCCCCTGGTTTTTCATGGGAGGCCGCATCGGTCTCGATGACTTAGGTAAAACCTTTTTGCTGTTCACCTCTTTTCTCTGGCTGGTATCAGGATTATTCGGCCGGGAATACCTGGCGGACGACACCAAACGTTTCCGTTTCCAGATCTTTTATCTCCTGGCGATGAGTGGTAATTTCGGGCTCATCCTTGCCCAGGACATGCTGAGCTTTTATCTGTTTTTCACCCTGATGAGCTTTGCCGCCTACGTGCTGATTATCCATGATGGCAGCGACAAAGCCCGCCGTGCAGGCCGGATCTATCTCTGGCTGGTGGTGGTGGGCGAGGTCATCCTCTTTACCGGCATGATCATTCTTGCACAAACTTCCTCAAGCATGGCTTTCAGCAAAATAGATAAAGACCTCTCCGGGATTATTCTGCTTGCACTCCTTTTCCTGGGATTCGGAATCAAAGCCGGCGCCTTGCCGCTTCATTTCTGGCTGCCGGTGGCCCATCCTGCCGCACCTTCCCCGGCCAGTGCAGTCTTAAGCGGCACAATGATCAAAGCCGGCCTCCTGGGCTGGCTCCGCTTCCTCCCGGTGGGCAGCACAAACCTCACAGAAGGGGGAATATTCTTTCTGATCGCCGGACTTCTTGCGGCATTCTATGGTATTACCGCAGGTTTCTTCCGAAACAATCCGAAAACCGTGCTGGCCTATTCCAGCATCAGCCAGATGGGACTGATGACAGTCATCGTCGGCAGCGGCATGATCCTCCCCCAGATCTGGCCGAAGGCAGTAACCGCTGCATCACTGTATGCCTTCCATCATTGCCTGGCCAAAGGCAGTCTTTTTCTTGCAACAGGTGTGGCAAAGAATGGCTGGAATAGAGGAATTCCGGCATGGTTGTTTCGCGCCGGCCTCATCCTGCCGTCCCTGGCCCTTGCCGGTATGCCGTTCACCAGCGGCGCAATAGCCAAGTCGGCATTGAAAAGTATAACCACCAATCTTCCCGAACCATGGCATGAAGTATGCTCTATTCTGTTACCGCTGGCCGCCGTCGGTACCATGGCGCTGCTCGTACATTTCCTCAGACTCACCTGGCAGCCATCCAGGCAAGACAATAGGCATGGCCAGGGACTTCGCAGGGCGTGGATGTTCAATCTGGCCGGCGTCGCTGTCACCCTGTGGCTATGGCCCGGCTCAGAAACAGCGGCACGCCATTCCCTTACTCCGGGCACGGTGATTCACGGCCTCTGGACTGTGGCGGCAGGCTGTCTGCTGGCTTTCGCCTTAACAAGACTGATCAGACAGCGCCCAACTGCTCAAGAAAGCCATCCCGGGGTTGATTCCTTCCCGCAGAAAATTTTCAAAAAACTCTTCCTGCATTGCTTTCCGGACAGATCAGCGCGGGGGCAACATGGGGATTTATCGAAGTACAAAGTAGATGGGAGAAACACCAGGTTTCAAGTAATTGAAGTGCAGTTGGGGAAAATTGAGAAAATTTTCGGAAGATGGACAATCAGCGGTTTATTTTTTCTGATGATCAGCATCCTGATCATCTTATCGCTGAGGTCCTGA
- a CDS encoding cytochrome c3 family protein, translating to MLTGNNILKLITTAAIICAIVSTAVLIQPRISWSDSAEYAAQALKEAEKARSEAEKAVLAAERAIEDAEKAMADAEKNKQDAKKDKAKAMEQMVQHGYFPDDFSMDAPDGKVSAVFSHKKHTEREQLRCVECHPKVFLMKVGKNVVKKGHLTMDEMKKGKYCGNCHNGHKAFSVTSIQHCKRCHPKQ from the coding sequence ATGCTAACAGGCAATAATATATTGAAATTGATTACAACTGCCGCAATAATCTGTGCAATTGTCTCGACAGCGGTATTGATCCAACCCCGCATATCCTGGTCGGACTCAGCCGAGTATGCGGCTCAGGCATTGAAGGAGGCTGAAAAGGCGAGAAGCGAGGCGGAAAAAGCGGTTCTTGCTGCAGAGCGTGCCATTGAGGATGCGGAAAAAGCCATGGCCGATGCTGAGAAAAATAAGCAGGACGCCAAAAAGGATAAAGCCAAGGCCATGGAGCAAATGGTCCAGCACGGCTATTTCCCCGATGATTTTTCCATGGATGCCCCTGATGGCAAGGTGTCTGCGGTTTTCAGCCATAAAAAACACACCGAGCGTGAGCAATTGCGCTGTGTGGAGTGCCATCCCAAGGTGTTCCTTATGAAGGTGGGGAAAAATGTCGTAAAAAAAGGCCATCTCACCATGGATGAAATGAAAAAGGGCAAATACTGCGGCAACTGCCATAACGGTCATAAGGCCTTCAGTGTTACCTCTATACAGCATTGCAAGCGGTGTCATCCCAAGCAGTAG
- a CDS encoding phosphate ABC transporter substrate-binding protein codes for MPRSKRFDRYNPFFLTLLSFFFLSWCLTSPAYSNELDRFAGKQGNITISGGTAHIPVMTELARKVRDFNPKIYITVHGGGSANGIKQVGQGMADIGNSGRPLNDHERQQYNLREIPFAIDGIAPIVHPSNPVSNISSASIRKIFSGEITNWREIGGEDQPIILYGREAASGTRDIFWKKMLLNGSFSPETRIVDSNNAMKIVVSWEKYAIGYLSIGHIDMDKVKPLITDDIQPNQTNAMLGKYTIVRKLYMNISENPTELTRLFVEYVLGPAGHDAIKASGYIPLH; via the coding sequence ATGCCGCGGAGTAAACGCTTTGATAGATATAACCCGTTTTTTTTGACCCTGCTTTCCTTCTTTTTCCTCTCTTGGTGCTTAACCTCTCCGGCTTATTCAAATGAGCTTGATCGATTTGCCGGCAAACAGGGAAACATTACGATAAGCGGCGGCACGGCCCATATACCGGTAATGACCGAACTTGCCAGAAAAGTGCGCGACTTCAACCCTAAGATCTATATCACCGTTCATGGAGGAGGTTCGGCCAATGGCATTAAGCAGGTGGGACAGGGCATGGCTGATATCGGCAATAGCGGCCGCCCCCTCAATGACCATGAAAGGCAACAATACAATCTCAGAGAAATTCCTTTTGCCATTGATGGAATTGCGCCGATTGTGCATCCCTCAAACCCGGTGTCAAATATTTCAAGTGCCTCGATACGGAAGATTTTTTCCGGAGAAATCACGAACTGGCGTGAAATAGGCGGCGAAGACCAGCCAATCATCCTTTACGGACGTGAAGCTGCAAGCGGTACGCGAGATATTTTCTGGAAGAAAATGCTCCTTAATGGCTCCTTTTCTCCTGAAACACGCATCGTCGATTCAAACAACGCCATGAAAATCGTTGTGTCCTGGGAAAAATATGCTATTGGATACTTAAGCATAGGCCATATCGACATGGATAAAGTTAAACCGCTGATCACCGATGATATCCAACCAAATCAGACCAATGCAATGCTTGGCAAATATACGATCGTAAGAAAACTTTATATGAATATCTCGGAAAATCCTACGGAACTCACCCGTCTGTTTGTTGAATATGTGTTAGGACCGGCAGGTCATGATGCGATAAAAGCTTCCGGGTATATCCCGCTTCACTGA
- a CDS encoding sulfite exporter TauE/SafE family protein, whose translation MNLFFLLSALGMIAGFLSGLLGIGGGIVMAPLLLFVPPIFGFEPLAMQVVAGLTIVQGLLSCLFGSLIHKKFHFVSGQLTLYMGVSIFVMAVLGGAGSRFVSNDILLFIFSCLAGIAAFLMIIPVKLDTERPDVDDLSFSRIRAVLASSGVGLLGGLVGQGGSFILIPLMTSYVRIPTRIAIGSNLAIVFLSSLAGFIGKAATGQIEWFLALPIALTVIPASTIGAYVSRGLPVKGLRLILAVLIGLAAVRMWISLLA comes from the coding sequence GTGAATTTATTTTTTTTGCTTTCTGCATTAGGGATGATCGCCGGATTTTTGTCCGGACTTCTTGGTATTGGCGGGGGAATCGTCATGGCCCCGCTGCTGCTGTTTGTTCCGCCAATTTTTGGTTTTGAGCCGCTTGCCATGCAGGTTGTTGCCGGTCTGACCATTGTGCAGGGTCTGCTTAGCTGCCTCTTCGGGTCGTTGATTCACAAGAAATTTCATTTTGTTTCAGGCCAGCTCACTCTCTATATGGGAGTGAGTATATTTGTTATGGCGGTGCTGGGCGGTGCCGGGTCCCGCTTCGTGTCAAACGACATTCTGCTTTTTATTTTTTCATGCCTTGCCGGCATTGCAGCATTTTTGATGATAATTCCGGTCAAACTAGACACCGAACGACCTGATGTGGATGATCTCTCGTTTTCCAGGATCAGGGCGGTTCTTGCTTCCTCGGGAGTAGGTTTGCTTGGCGGTCTGGTGGGGCAGGGCGGCTCGTTTATATTAATTCCGCTGATGACTTCTTACGTGCGGATCCCAACAAGAATTGCAATCGGCAGCAATCTGGCAATTGTTTTTCTTTCGTCACTTGCGGGTTTTATCGGCAAGGCGGCAACCGGACAGATTGAGTGGTTTCTCGCTCTTCCCATTGCCTTGACCGTTATCCCGGCTTCAACCATCGGTGCTTACGTAAGCCGGGGGCTTCCGGTGAAGGGATTGCGGTTGATTCTTGCCGTCTTGATCGGACTTGCAGCGGTGAGAATGTGGATTTCACTTCTGGCCTGA
- the nrfD gene encoding polysulfide reductase NrfD: MIQIHKDTAERWGYTGVGALFRSNKVLLGILGLLGLLVFYGLAVGLHGTFTGYRHVYGVTRQIPWGLLISAYIFCVVTSTGLCLVSSIGHVFGYEPYMPIAKRAVFLSITFMLGGFIIIFFDVENPFRMPIYNAFSPNLTSNMWWMGTLYTLYLIALGIEYFFLLDQNHAWSRIFGLFGVIFGVAAHSNLGAVFGMLHGREFWYGPYMPIYFIVSAMMSGGAAIILFTCISWRIDRHIMSRRMERSIKAVCQLTTMLIAIIMFFTIWKIISGVVAPEKYVAIKAFVLGRYALNFWGAEVLLGMVIPFILLIQSEGRDLRKMFIASSFMMIGIFFMRYDLVLAGQIVPVFHSLGVDEYSSLLEYTPSFHEISVVVAGLSFAGVFYLLGERMLNGHQFQKHEIVPPGAYVCPGCGGIHYKKEGESEEESLKRHHRVRKVDRDD, from the coding sequence ATGATTCAAATACACAAAGATACAGCGGAGAGATGGGGGTACACCGGGGTGGGGGCCCTTTTTCGATCCAATAAGGTTTTACTGGGTATTCTTGGCCTGTTGGGACTCCTGGTTTTCTACGGCCTGGCCGTTGGCCTGCATGGTACTTTTACCGGGTATCGCCATGTTTACGGCGTCACCCGCCAGATCCCCTGGGGTCTGTTGATTTCTGCCTATATTTTCTGCGTTGTAACATCCACCGGACTCTGTCTTGTTTCATCCATCGGCCATGTCTTTGGCTATGAACCTTATATGCCCATAGCAAAAAGAGCGGTATTTCTTTCCATTACCTTCATGCTCGGCGGCTTTATTATTATCTTTTTTGATGTGGAAAATCCTTTCCGCATGCCGATTTATAATGCGTTTTCGCCAAACCTCACATCGAATATGTGGTGGATGGGAACTCTCTATACCCTGTATCTGATCGCCCTGGGGATTGAATATTTCTTCCTCCTTGATCAGAATCACGCCTGGTCTAGAATTTTCGGTTTGTTCGGCGTCATCTTCGGGGTTGCGGCCCATAGCAATCTCGGAGCGGTGTTCGGCATGCTGCACGGTCGTGAGTTCTGGTACGGTCCTTATATGCCGATTTATTTCATTGTTTCGGCAATGATGTCAGGCGGTGCCGCAATCATTCTGTTTACCTGCATTTCCTGGAGAATCGACCGGCATATCATGAGCCGTCGCATGGAGAGAAGCATCAAGGCGGTGTGTCAGCTCACTACGATGCTGATTGCGATTATCATGTTTTTTACCATATGGAAAATTATCAGCGGTGTTGTCGCCCCTGAAAAATATGTAGCCATTAAAGCATTTGTTCTCGGCAGGTATGCCCTTAATTTCTGGGGTGCTGAAGTACTGCTGGGCATGGTGATTCCTTTTATTCTGTTGATTCAGTCCGAGGGCAGGGACCTCAGGAAGATGTTTATTGCATCGTCATTTATGATGATCGGCATATTTTTCATGCGTTATGACCTGGTGCTTGCCGGTCAGATCGTTCCGGTCTTTCATTCACTTGGTGTTGATGAGTACAGCTCCCTTCTTGAATACACCCCTTCTTTTCATGAAATTTCGGTAGTGGTAGCGGGCCTTTCATTCGCCGGTGTTTTTTATTTATTAGGTGAGAGGATGCTGAACGGCCATCAGTTCCAGAAACATGAAATCGTCCCTCCAGGCGCGTATGTCTGCCCTGGTTGTGGTGGAATTCACTACAAGAAGGAAGGTGAATCCGAAGAAGAATCCCTCAAGCGTCATCACCGGGTTCGCAAGGTAGATCGTGACGATTAA
- a CDS encoding 4Fe-4S dicluster domain-containing protein, whose amino-acid sequence MKFSKINLDTIKDEGLRSVTGLERRAFLKIGFAVTGVFAGGKLLSLVSNVNEAFASSSDFLEQYPYRPHYSMVIRQGLCIDCEQCVTACKETNDVPDYGYRTRILRKRVTDAIGRQREFIPILCNHCNEAPCTRGCPTKATYKDPTTGIVMMDRKKCIGCKMCILACPYEARYFNEEVHAIDKCNFCWDTRLSKGKKLTACANACPTGTRMFGDVSDPENVIYKMVHQIEKQVWVLRPEAGTKPNVFYMKATRSSPWELRRQAEER is encoded by the coding sequence ATGAAGTTTTCGAAAATAAACCTTGATACAATTAAGGATGAAGGCCTGCGCTCCGTCACCGGTCTGGAACGGAGGGCATTTTTAAAAATCGGCTTTGCCGTCACCGGCGTTTTTGCCGGCGGCAAACTGCTGTCGCTGGTCTCCAATGTCAATGAAGCGTTTGCAAGCTCGAGTGACTTTTTAGAGCAATACCCTTACCGGCCGCATTACAGTATGGTGATTCGACAGGGTCTTTGCATCGACTGTGAACAATGTGTAACCGCCTGCAAAGAAACCAATGATGTTCCGGACTATGGATACCGGACCAGAATTCTGCGGAAAAGGGTTACGGATGCCATCGGCAGGCAGCGGGAATTTATCCCGATCCTTTGCAATCACTGTAATGAGGCGCCATGCACCCGTGGATGTCCGACCAAAGCTACTTACAAGGATCCAACCACCGGTATTGTAATGATGGATAGGAAGAAGTGCATCGGTTGCAAGATGTGTATTCTTGCCTGCCCGTACGAGGCCAGATACTTCAATGAGGAAGTACACGCCATTGATAAGTGCAATTTCTGTTGGGATACACGTCTTTCAAAAGGCAAGAAGCTCACCGCATGTGCTAATGCCTGTCCAACCGGAACCCGGATGTTCGGTGATGTCTCCGACCCGGAAAATGTTATCTATAAAATGGTCCATCAGATAGAAAAACAGGTATGGGTGCTGCGGCCGGAGGCTGGTACCAAGCCCAATGTCTTTTACATGAAGGCAACCAGATCTTCGCCATGGGAACTCAGAAGGCAGGCGGAAGAAAGATAA
- a CDS encoding VPLPA-CTERM sorting domain-containing protein → MKKLLIFAIGTCALLFSSLASATPVTFDVADDPDSSFSFSNLFVVSDPKDPLTLNAALASTLDAEIFTLNDGESRVIDFFWITLGGTGFVSADVEATLAFDSPLVTADTTAEASAAAVAFSGSFTAGAILWDRPPLPHNFSLFGNDISVDFLDVFGIISGNTVMVQASITNHGMASIPEPATMLLLGTGLIGIGAFRRRKR, encoded by the coding sequence ATGAAAAAACTGCTCATATTTGCAATAGGCACCTGTGCCTTATTATTCTCAAGTCTCGCGTCGGCAACACCAGTAACATTTGATGTGGCGGACGATCCGGATTCATCATTTTCTTTCAGTAATCTATTTGTCGTATCTGATCCAAAAGACCCACTGACACTTAACGCAGCTCTCGCATCCACTTTGGACGCGGAAATTTTTACTCTGAATGACGGAGAATCCAGAGTTATTGATTTTTTCTGGATCACTTTAGGTGGAACAGGATTTGTATCTGCAGATGTGGAGGCAACACTTGCTTTTGATTCGCCGCTCGTAACTGCTGATACAACAGCGGAAGCTTCCGCTGCGGCAGTCGCCTTTAGCGGGTCATTTACCGCGGGGGCTATACTCTGGGACAGGCCGCCATTACCTCATAATTTCAGTCTTTTCGGTAATGATATCAGTGTCGATTTTCTTGATGTTTTTGGAATTATCAGTGGTAACACGGTGATGGTCCAAGCATCGATTACCAATCACGGCATGGCTTCAATACCTGAACCGGCGACAATGCTGCTCTTGGGGACCGGGCTTATCGGAATCGGGGCTTTCCGACGACGAAAAAGATGA